The genomic DNA GCCTTCCAGGCCGGGGATCACAGTTTTATCCCCCGCAGATGAAGCCCGTCACGTTTATTCACCGGGAATACGTATCCCACTTCACAATGATTATTTCCAGGTTGTGAAGCGCCTTCCACTCCAGAATTTTTCTCCGCTTTTTTTATTATTCTGCTCCCCTTACCCACTCGCTGACGAAAAATTATTTCTATGCTCCCCTGACTAATATTATTAGCTAATAACAAAAATAGCCTTTTATTAATTCATTGTATTTATCCTACAGGAGCAATAATTCATGAAACGTTTATTCTGCGTCAGCCTGCTCTGCGCGAGCGGCCTGCTAACGGCTGCCTCCAGCTTCGCTCAGCAGGATGTCACCCTCAGAATGTCATGGTGGGGAGGGAAATCACGCCACGAAGTGATGCTCAAAGCGTTGGAAGACTTTGAAGCTCGTCATCCGGGGATTAAAGTGCACGCCGAGTATATGGGCTGGGACGGCTATCTTGAGCGCATGACCACGCAGATATCCGGCGGCCAGGAGCCGGATGTGATGCAAATTAACTGGCCCTGGTTCCCCATTTTTTCCCGCACCGGCGATGGGTTTTACGATATCAACAAACTGGGTGATGTATTCGACCTCAGCCAGTATCCGGCGAAAGAATTAAAATCCACGACCATTAATGGCAAGCTAAATGCGATTCCCATTTCGCTGAACGTGCCCGGGTTTTATTACAATACGGAAACCTGGAAAAAGGCGAAGCTCACCTACCCGCAAAGCTGGGACGACCTGTTTGCCGCTGGCAAAATATTTAAAGCGCGGCTCGGCGATGAGTATTACCCGCTTATTTTTAACGATCAGGATACCTTCCTGATGGTGAACTGTTATATGTCGCAAAAGTACAATACGCCAATGTTTACCGCCGATGGTAACCACTTCGCCTGGAGCAAAGCGCAGTGGCATGAAGCCTTCAATTTTATTCAGCGTCTGGTCAACGATCACGTGATGCCCGGCCCGAAATACCTCGCCTCGTTCGGTAAATTCGATTTTATCGACAGCAAATACTGGCAGGACGGCAAATGGGCGGGCACCTACACCTGGAACGTGGTGATTCAGTACTATGCGCCAAAGCTGACGCCGCCGGCGAAGCTGGTGCTGGGTGACTATGTCATGTACCCCGGAGCCACTAACGCCAGCGCCTATTTTAAAGTGTCGT from Klebsiella sp. WP3-W18-ESBL-02 includes the following:
- a CDS encoding ABC transporter substrate-binding protein, encoding MKRLFCVSLLCASGLLTAASSFAQQDVTLRMSWWGGKSRHEVMLKALEDFEARHPGIKVHAEYMGWDGYLERMTTQISGGQEPDVMQINWPWFPIFSRTGDGFYDINKLGDVFDLSQYPAKELKSTTINGKLNAIPISLNVPGFYYNTETWKKAKLTYPQSWDDLFAAGKIFKARLGDEYYPLIFNDQDTFLMVNCYMSQKYNTPMFTADGNHFAWSKAQWHEAFNFIQRLVNDHVMPGPKYLASFGKFDFIDSKYWQDGKWAGTYTWNVVIQYYAPKLTPPAKLVLGDYVMYPGATNASAYFKVSLTYAISKVTKHPKEAAKLLNFLLNDPQAIAAIRLENGIPLSSIAIKTLTDNGTLTNDNPSVAGFNAAQRLTSESTATSWMEDQKMQSFFKEARQNMDYGRMTPEQAADDFVAKAERLMKRSAARH